Within the Cervus elaphus chromosome 13, mCerEla1.1, whole genome shotgun sequence genome, the region CGGAGCAGAGCTGTCATGGAGACCTGGCATTCTAaccacggacacacacacacacacacacacacacacacatacacagagtccCAGACTTCTGGGTCTTGTATACTTTGGGGCAGACAGCAACAGAAGTTGAATTGGGAGCAATCTGTCGGGAACTCGGTTGAACACACTGCTTTAGGCCTCTGGCCTGACATCTGAACTTCAGTGCTGACTTTAAAGGATCATAGACATCACCCCCCAGAGCCCCACGGAGCCCTAGGATTTGTCATGCATCAATGCTGGGGCATGGAGAATCTGCTCGAATCTCCCTGCCCGTGAAAACTGTGAGTTGGCTGGACCTGGGGTCTCCCCTCTGCCTGTCTCGCCCCCACCGTCCCCGCCACACACACTCTCAGTGCCTCAAcccctccccactttccttctccccatccaACCTCCATGGGGTGGGGCTCAAGTGGTAAGGTGACACACACCTTCCTGCGTCCTCTTCTCAGATCACACCAGGGCATTGGGACAAGGGTCACCTCTGGCATTGGAAGGCCCCGGCAGGTGGGCACCTCGGTACCCGCCTCAtctcccaggcccctctctccacgGGCTCACACTCTGTTCCCCCATGAGCTCCTCTGAAAACCTCCTGGAGGTGACCAGGTCTTCCCACCAGCAGCAGATGACCCCCACGTGCTGTCGAGGCTTATCCCCACGCTTGGCCAGCAGCCCTGTTGGACTCGGCAATCACAGCAGGCTCCCTGGAAGCCAGGGAGGTCGTGTTATGGCCCAGTCCTAGGGCCCCGCGGCCCCAGCCCCTCTAGCAGCAAGGGGCAGCTGCCTTGGCCAAATGGGCAGCAGCCGTGGAGCAGGCTCAGGCCTCGCACGTGGGTGATGGGGTGACCCGGCTAGGACAGCCCGCCTGCGGGGGACCCTCCCACTCCAGGCGGGTGGGGGGTCTGGAAGGCCGGGTGGAGCTTTGTCAGGACCTCGGGATCCTCGCTCTTCCCAGAGGCCTCGGGGGCGCCCAGCGGGTAGGTCTCCCGGGCGCGGCCGGTCCTGGCGCAGGTGAGGAAGGCCAGGCAGGCCCCGCAGAGGCGGGCCAGGTCCCTGTGCGTGGTCTCGCTGACGAAGCAGTAGAGCACGGGGTCGGCCACGCAGTTGAAGCTGGTGAGGAGCAGGGAAAAGTGGTAGGCGTTGAAGATGCCCTTGGCGAAGTCGCAGCTGGACTCCCAGAGGCTGCGCACCAGCAGCAGCGCGTGGTAGGGCAGGAAGCAGGCCAGGAAGATGACCACGGTGCTGAGCACCAGCCGCTGGATCTGGTCCTTGCGGCTCTTCTGGGTCCCGTGGCTGCGGCGCACGGCCCGCAGGATGCCCCGGTAGGAGGCCAGCAGCAGGCAGATGGGGAAGAGGAAGCCCACGAGGAAGCGGTAGTAGTTGATGCCGCGCTGCCGCGGCTCCAGCGGGTAATGCTCGAAGCAGACGCGGTGCCGGTCGGCGTCCTCCACCACCTCCGCGTGCATGAGGAAGTAGACGCTGGTCAGCAGCTCCTTGGCCCAGATGAGCGCGCTGACGCCCACGGCGGCCTTCAAGGTGCGGAACTGGTGGAAGCGGAAGGGGTGGGCCACGGCCAGGTAGCGGTCGATGGAGATGCAGCAGAGGAAGCCCACGCTGATGTAGATGTTCTCGTAGAGCAGGATCCCGCACACCTGGCAGGACAGGTCGTCGTGGGACCAGTGGTCGTGCTGCAGCACGTACTGCAGCCAGAAGGGCAGGGAGCAGATGTAGAAGAGGTCGGCCACCGTCAGGTTGCACAGGTACACGCCCAGCTCGTTCCGGGCCTTGATCTGCAGGTAGCCGTAGTAGAGGGACAGGCAGTTGGCCGGGAAGCCCACCACCAGCACCGTGACGTAGACCACCGGGGCCAGCGTCTGGTGGATGGTGTGGTCGATGTCACAGTTCATCGAGGTGTTGTCTGCCGTGATGTTCCCCATCTTTGGGCCTGCTGGGGCCTCACCCCCCATACACTCAGGAATACGCCAGTCTGTCTACGGCCATCTCGTTTCTAGGATGTGGTTCAAGCTGCGGTGAAGGCTTGGCCTCACTGGTGATGCATTAAGCCCCTGAAAGTCAAAGGCAGAAAGGCTTAGGATAAAAGAAGCTAACATTTATATAGCACCTACCATGTGTCAGGCATTGCTCTAAGTGcctcacttgattttttttccctaatgattaTTAGTTTGGTGCACACAGTTTTAAATcaattcttttgatattttttgcttgttttgaaaAGGACACGTTCATCCGAATTCCAtacaagcattttttttcctattaaaaggTACTTCTCTTTAAGATATGCGATATTGTCACTTCTGtgcaaaaaaacacacaacacatACTTGTTTAATGAGGAGCTATTTGGGCATCATATGCAGATAGAGTAAACCTTAGGACAGTATAACCTAGACAGCGCTTGAAATAACAGTCGTCCTACTTGAGCTTAAATAATGGTGACAGAACAAGCATTTCAAGCTGacagctcattcgtgttgctggATCCACTGCTCATTGCAGAGCAGAAGGCAGCTGAGTGATCATGCTTATGCCTTTCACACTGGCGTAGTGTCTCACAATTTAGAAGATGATGCAGCCAGCGAGCTCCAACTCAACTGCACTGAATATACAGAATGCACAGACCAAGACACTGACATGTGATCTCTGTCTCTCCATTCCCCTTCCCTGGCCTCCTGctccttatttattttcctggtcCCTCAGTCCAGCAAGCAAGGCCTGGAGCTCTTGTGAACACCATCCCATCCCGAGCTGGCTCTCCAAGGTAAAGATCAAGTTCAACCCACAAAACAGCACGGGCCCCAGACACTCTCTTCTGCAACATTCAGCACCATCCGTGTTTTTCCTTCTTGCTCACAGGAATGTACCAGATCAGTCAACACTGAGGCCTGGGGGCCTCTTCAGACAGCACGAAAGAGACCCAACTTTGTCCACATCCTGCTgtgcagtgacagactttattttcttgggctccaaaatcactgcagatggtgatggcagccatgaaattaaaagacgcttgctccttggaagaaaagctgtgaccagcctagacagcatattaaaaagaagagacgttactttgccaacaaaggtccatctagtcaaagctatggtttttccagtagtcatgtatggatgtgagagttggaccataaagaaacatgagcaccgaagaattgatgcttttgaactgtggtgttggacaagactcttgagagtcccttggatcgcaaggagatccaaccagttcatcctaaaggaaaccaaccctgaatattcattagaaggactgatgctgaacctgaaactccaatactttggccacctgatgcaaagaacagactccttggagaagagcctgatgctgggaaagatggaaggcaggaggagaaggggaagacggaggataagatggttggacggcatcactgactggatggacgtgagtttgagcaagctctgggagttggtgatggacaggggagcctggtgtgctgcagtcgcaaagagttggatgtgactgagcgactgaactgcactacTGTGCTCTGGCAAGAAAACAGGCCAAGCTTCCCACAGGGCACTGCTACTTCTCCTCCGTGGAATCAGGAACCCAGTACAGGGTACAAGGCACCGAGACATGAGCACCAGGCTAGGGTCAGCAGCTCACAAGCTGTGCAAGTCTTTACCcttagcttcagtttcctcatctataaaatggggatagacACTTGCCCTCAGGGTCAATATCAGGGCCACATAGAATATGTCAAAATGCATGGCATTCTTTCTCCAGAGGCAAATAAGCAGAATAAAAGATGACAGTCTTCCTTGCAGTAGCGAAAAGTTCATGTTGTTGAGAATTTAACTAAAAAATGctattgctgggcttccctggtggcccaatggttgagaaaccacctgcaatgcgggagaactgcattcgatccctgggttgggaagatcccctgggagaaaggctatacccactccagtattctggcctaaagaattccttggactgtagagtccatggggtcacaaagagtcagacatgactgagtgattttcactttcactttaccttttAGATTAATATACCAAAATGAAAAGCCTGAGCAGTTCTATTGATTTAGGACTCCGGGCTCAGATGAAAAACCTCACTGTGTCTAAATCAACCTTGTTGTTGTTTGTAATCATCCTCTCAAGGAGATTTTTTagacttatttttttccctaatcacCTGCCCccataaaatgttaatatcctTAGATGTATAGAGTATCTGTTTATGTACCATGGCCTTTTGGAGGGTGACAAATCACTATAATATTATATCTAAGATTATTTTCACCCCACCCAAGAACCAATCTCCCCCCGGCCCCTGAGAATGTATGGTCTATATGGCTGCAAATTCCAAGTGAATGGAGTCTGCATTGAGTTGTTCTGTAGTTTTAGCAGATCAGTCTTGCCCTTTGCTCTCTCTTCACCATACATAGTCAAGCTGGGACTCACGGACCAGGAGGGAAACCCCTTCCACAACTGACAATGTTTCATCAccctccctctccagcctccctcctgTGGGCTCCTAACTGGCCCTGTGGGCACCGGAGCCAGGGCTCAGCCTGAAAACTGACAGAGCCTGCTGGGAAGGGTCTCAGAGATATCCCAGCCCAGCAGTTCCAGTCCTGGGGCTCATGGAGGATAAACTTGAGGGGTTCCCCTGAATCACATGCTCCATCTTGTAAATATTTAAGTATGTGCATTTTTCCTGGAAAAGGGTCCCGTGGCTTTCATAAGTCTCTAAAATAGGCGAGAGATGGGTCCAACCCAAAGCTGCACCCTCTTACCTGGATTCCCTGTGGCTCTCTCCGTGGCCAAGCCACCCCCActcctgtgcttagtcacttagtcgtgtctgactctgcaatcccttggactgtagcccaccaggctccactgtttttggggattctccaggcaagaacactggaatgggttgccatgccctcctccaggggaatcttcccaacccagggatcgaacgcaggtctcctgcattgaaggcagattctttaccatctgagccaccagggaagatcaagaatactggagtgggtagcctatcccttctccaggggatcttcctgaccaggaatcgaacccaggtctcctgcattgaaggcagattctttacgatctgagccaccagggaagatcaagaatactggagtgggtagcctatcccttctccaggggattttcctgacccaggaatcgaacccaggtctcctgcattgaaggcagattctttaccagctgagctaccagggaagcccaatcccaGCGTTCTCATTTTTCCCTGACCATTATTCCCCGGGGCAGCCACAGTGATCATTCCAAAATTCAAACCGCATCCTCCTCTTCCTTGTTTAAAACCCACTGAGACAGTTTCACAGTGAGTTATTACACCCCCAGAAAAACCCCCAAACTCCTACAAGGCTCAGCTTGATCCAGCCCCAGCTCCTCCTACCTTCCCGCCACCAGCACATCAGCCAGCTTTCTGTGCCTTTCAGCTACTGGCTTTGCTCCGGGAGCTCCAGGAGTGCCGCCCCCTGCCAACCCCCGCCTCCACCCCCACAGCAGGGCTGGCTCCTTTGCCGCCAGGTCTCAGCTTAACCACCACCCCCTCGTGAGGCCCTCCCTGACCATCCCACTAGGacggccccctcccccagcaccatcACTCCTTCCTACGTGCCAGATCTGCAGAGTTCCCATCAGTATCTGagatttgtttgtttacttgtctGCTTGTTGATGATCTGTCTCCTCCATGAGGATGTactgggttggctaaaaagttcatttggttttttccataagatggtacagaaaaacccgaatgaactttatGGCCAATTCAATAAATTCCAAGAGGGCCTTGTGCACCTTGAACAGTACCTGATACATCACAGGCACTCCTAAGGACTTCTGGAATGAATAAGTGGGTGCCACCtccccatctcacagatgaggaaactgaggttcaaaaggGGAAGGGACGAGCCCAAAGCCAGCCTGTTGAAGGAAGCATGGGCATTAGAATCCAGGTCTTCTTGTTCCAAGACCCACCTCCCTGCCACAACCAGTCCCCACCTGAGCCTTGGCGCCAGCCTCTCAGTCCCTGAAGATAAGGACTCCAGGAGGGCCCACCTCTCCAACCTTTCCAGGATACAAGCCTGGATTTCAGTGATGGTGGTGGAGGGAGTTACTTCTTGGTGCCATTTTCAGTTGTGGTTTAATATACATGacggagcttccctggtggctcagatagtaaacaacctgtctgcaatgcaggaaacccaggttcgatccctgggtggggaagatccctggagaagcgaatggctacccactccagtattcttgcctggagaattccatgaacagaggagcctggagggctacagaccatgggtggcaaagagttggacatcactgagtgactaatatttcactttcatacataatataaaatttaccttgttaaccatttttttttttgttaaccattttttaatgtacaattcagtggtaatTAGGTACACTTAAACTgtcatgcaaccatcaccaccatctacctccagaactttttcagtTTCTCCAGCTGAAAATCTGTTCCcgttaaacactaactccccatcctCCCTTCACCCAGGCTGTGACAAACAGCAGTCCACTGTCTGTCTGTGAATTTGACCACTCTAGATACCTTATgtacttccctggaggctcagacggtaagctAAGTGATACAGCATTTGTCTTGttgtgtcttatttcacttagcatcatgtcccCAAGGTGCACCCACGTTGTAGAATGTTATCAGAagctccttcctttttaaggcatAATAATACTCCATCATACATatatactgcattttatttttccatttgtcaatggacatttgggtggcTTCTACCTTCTGGCAATCATGAATAGCGCTGCTCTGAACATGATTATATTACTTGAGTCCCCGCTTTCAGTTTTTTTGGGTATAGATCCAGAAGTGGAAacgctggatcatatggtagttctatttttaattttttgaggaaccgcaTTCtgtttttccacagtggctgcaccattttacattcctaccaacagtgcagggatgttttcttgttttttgcttttcGTGTTTTGGTTTATATGTTTTGATGGCGAGAAGAAGGGGCAAAGGGGAAGCTGAGGACTGTGACCTCTGAACCTTTCACAGTCCCATGAGTCAAAATTTGGCCtcactcctcctcctcttgccagCTCTCCTGTCCCTGAATCCCAGGCCCACACTGGAGGGTCCAAATGGTTCACCTGGCTCACACGTGAGGAAGTCCCTGAGCGGTTCCCGGGGACACTGGCCCGGGAGGTCCGTGTCTCTGAATTTATCTAAGGTTCTCTACAGTCCACACAAAATTACCCTCAGGAAGATAAAAATTCATTCATCAGCACAGGCTCCCAGGCACcaacaaaaatgggcaaaagaaacCAAGTGAAAACACGTCCTGTCTGGTCTCAGGAATTTGTTGAGAGTCACCTGGCCGAAGCCTGTTGTTTGCTGGTGGTGAGTGTGCGCATGTGTGGGACAGGCTGGGGTGACCATTGATAAATTCCTATTTCCCAGGACAACAACAAGCAAATTCTGGCAACCAAAGTCAGAAATATTCAAGTCTGCAGAGCAAAGAAGAAACATAGACGATGCTTAGGTGAAAGCACCTCCTATGTCCACTTTGGAGCCAAAAGAGGTTTGGGGGATTCTAGAGCCGTGGTTCTTAAACTTAGGTGCACCTGAGTCACCTGGAGGATTTGTTGAAACAGATGACAGAGCCCCACCTTCACAGTTCCTGACTCAGTGGGTCTGACGTAGGGCTGGAGAATCTGTAACCACCCACCAGGTGATGCTGGTGCTGCAGGGCCACGGACCACACTCTGAGCAGCAAAGCATCCACAGGTCTAGAGGCTCTGGAGTTTCACTCCTGACCGAGTGTCATCCACGAGTTCCCAGGTCAAAGCACAGAACAGCTTGAAGGGGAACGTAAGACCCAGCAGAACTCGGTGGGCAGAACCAGGACGCAGCCCTTGGGAGGTCAGCAGCCTGACTCAGGCTCTCAAGACAAGTGAGTGCGTCTCTTCGGTACTCACACTCGGTATTTGCCAGATCTCCCGCAGTTGACATAGCATTTCACATCTGCCCTCCTGTCCCATCTTTGCAACAGCCCTACTGTCCCCCCATTTtagggatgaggaaactgaggcccagagggataTAGTGGCTTGTCCAACAGTCTGGTACCTCCTGGTTTCATTCCACAAGTATCTCTGGAGCATGGGTTCACAGCACCAGACTGGACATGGGGGACTTAGagataaagaagaagaaatggctcCCACCCTCAGGGAGCCTCTGATCTCATAAGGCAGGAACAAGTCAGCACCACTCAAGGCCACGTGTGGCAGGTACTGGGGGCATCCCTCCCACTGACATTTAAAGCTGACTTGTTCTTTTCACTCAACATACACACACTGCACCTCCTCCATGGTTTCGACCCCCCAACACTGATGACTCCCAgatgtcctccccaccccccagggggAAGGCTTACAGAACCAGCTTCTTCCTGCCACATAGGGCATGCTTAGGGAGGCCGCCCTGCTTCCACTGTTGCCTCCACCAGTCTGTTCTTGGAGGTAGCCTCTCCACCTGCCCAGTCTCTTGTGTTGGATGGCTGTGTTGGTTGGTTGACCTTTATCTTCATCCAAGTATCCACTCAATTACTCAGTTCTACCGTTTCCAAATCTTAAATATTCCCCACATTTGTCTCCTCCTCTTTAGCTCCCTCCCCAGTGCCCCAGATTGGCTTGGTCAAGGCTTCCTCCCCAGAATCAATGCATGGTCTCCTACGGGATTCCCTGTCTCCATCTCACCATCCTCAAAGCCATCTTCTAAAACACAAATCGAACCTAATCACTCCTGCTTCAAACCCTTCGATGGCTCTCCAATCATCCATCCACTCGCCGACCAGAGCAGATGCTTACTGAGTATCTATTATATGGAAGGCGCTGCACTAGACGCTGGCCCCTAGGGTAGCTCAAGTTGCTTTTAGTCTCATGGgagatgggaaaagaaaagagaggattAGCGCCTAAGGAGAGTACAAGACATTAATTCTGAGTTCATAGGAGGTGACTTAGCCAGAAAAGCCTTTCTAAGCAGCATGATACTCTAAGatcaggagaagagagaggggcaGCCAGGGAAGAAAAGAGTTTCTGCCTGTGGAAACAATACATTCTTACAGGCAAATGCCAGATAGAGAGAGAGTGCGTGCATCTGTAAGGAACTGAATGTGAGGAGGGTATGACCAGAGAGAGGACAAGAAGCTACAGAAATATTACTGCATCCGTGCTGGCTCTGCTCACCGCACGACAGGCCAAAGAATCAGAGATGAGGTGTAGAgacaaggaatatgactttattcagagaGCTGGCTGACTGAGAAGACGGCAGACTAATGTCTCTAAACAACCATTTGGTCGGGGCCtggatgccattttttttttttttttttaatagaaccaGAGAGAAAAGGGCTGAGGAACtcaagtcaaaaggcagaatagagagggagaggcagtaagaaagtaaaataaaatgggtCTTCAATCTTGCAAAACATCTTCAGGAAggggtgtgttaatctcttctttcCTGCAGCCTTCACAGGTGGGCAAGGTCAGATTATCTCCCTGTGAGCTACAAAGGCACTGCAGTTTATCAGTCAGGCAGAGGGACAGGGTCCTCTGAGGCAGGCTATTATGTATGatgataataacaaaagcaatgaaaagcaagtcaaagaaacagttccatcATGGAGTCAGAATTAGCTTCTCCCTGGAACAGGAACTGCTGACTAATTAGGAGGAGCTGAGCACAGTCAGGGACAAATCTGAGATGTAGCTCATAATTTCCCCtaaattatttgttaaaatggATGGATGCACGGAGAGGTAGGTGGGTTGGGTGGATGGACACAGGAGTAGGCAGATGAATAAGATGGGTAAATAGAAGGATAAGGGGGTAGATGGACAGATGGGTGAGTAaatgggtggatagatgggtgggtgCATGAATGGATGGGTAGAGGGTTTTGAGGTCAGGTGCTGGGACAGACGATGGAAAATATCATTAACTCATTAACGGAAACAGAAGAGTGAGAGGGAGGAATCATTATGGCCTCCTCTTCAGCTCGTGGCATCTGTTTAAGTTACCTGAGCTGGTTGCAGAGGACCCTGCTTTGTCACCCAGGCCTCATCACAGCCAGCTCTCCCTTCTGCCACTCCTGGAGGAAAGGTACCCCTCCACGGAAATTGCATTTTGCCACGAGTGTCCCCTCTCTACCTGCTCTCCACAGAAAGCCTGCTCCCCAACAAAAGCAAAGGCACAGTGGATGCACGGTGTTCTGTAAACGGAAAAATGTGGCTGGGACAAAAGGACCAGGCCATACCAGGTAAGAGCCCTCCACGTGCCAGGAGCATTTCTGcacattcattctctctctccccactacTCTCACCAgcacccattttccagatgaaaaacCGAGGCTGCTCAAGATTCTGAATCCGTGTGGGGCCCTGAGGAGCTTGCAGGCACGAAAGACTTTTTTTGTCCCCCGCTTTCTTATAggcaagactccagcctccacGATCTTCCCTTAGTTCTGAAGGGCAGATttgaacagttgctaatcaagaGAGGGGCAGACGAGAAACCACCTCAGGCAAGATTATACTGGAGGAGAGAAGCTCGTTGTTAGGAGACTGACCACCTGAGATGAAGTTAAGGgcgtgaaggcaggagaagaaggggacaacagaggatgagatagttggaaggcatcactggctcaatggacatgaatttgagcaaattgtgggagattgtgaaggacagggaagcctggagtgctaccgtccatggggttgcagagtcggacacgactgagccactgaacgactaaacaatgacaacggGCCCTGCTCATGCCTAATCTTATCAGAGACCTCACCCTTGAACCACTAATAAAAAACCCTTCATCAAATCCTCTGGGGCTGCGACACATAGTTTTTCAAGGTGAGAGCCCCCAGTGTCCCTCTTTATCTGGCAAAGTAATACAGTTTtccgtttgtgtgtgtgtggtagtcactcagacatgtccaactctttgcaactccatggactgtagcccgccaggcccctctaaccatgggattttccaggcaagaatactggagtggattgccattgccttctccaggggatcttcccgtctcagggatcgaacccaggtctcttgcattgcaggcagatgatttactgtctgagccaccagggaagccctttatccttttctacttcacccaaaactctgtctccaagattcaATTCAGCACCAGTGTATAGAGAAGCTGAGCTTTCAGCAATAATTCCGCAGCTGTGATGTAAgctggggcttccatggtggctcagtggtaaagaaaccgcctgcaatgcaggacatgcaggctcgatccccgggtcgggaaaatcacctggaggagggaatggcaacccactcgaggaTTCTTGCCCAGAAcatgccac harbors:
- the GPR68 gene encoding ovarian cancer G-protein coupled receptor 1; translated protein: MGGEAPAGPKMGNITADNTSMNCDIDHTIHQTLAPVVYVTVLVVGFPANCLSLYYGYLQIKARNELGVYLCNLTVADLFYICSLPFWLQYVLQHDHWSHDDLSCQVCGILLYENIYISVGFLCCISIDRYLAVAHPFRFHQFRTLKAAVGVSALIWAKELLTSVYFLMHAEVVEDADRHRVCFEHYPLEPRQRGINYYRFLVGFLFPICLLLASYRGILRAVRRSHGTQKSRKDQIQRLVLSTVVIFLACFLPYHALLLVRSLWESSCDFAKGIFNAYHFSLLLTSFNCVADPVLYCFVSETTHRDLARLCGACLAFLTCARTGRARETYPLGAPEASGKSEDPEVLTKLHPAFQTPHPPGVGGSPAGGLS